In Vicugna pacos chromosome 27, VicPac4, whole genome shotgun sequence, one DNA window encodes the following:
- the TMED3 gene encoding transmembrane emp24 domain-containing protein 3: MDSATPRSASALLLLLLLLLRAERSGGAELTFELPDNAKQCFHEDVEQGVKFSLDYQVITGGHYDVDCYVEDPLGNTIYRETKKQYDSFTHRAEVKGVYQFCFSNEFSTFSHKTVYFDFQVGDEPPILPDMGNRVTALTQMESACVTIHEALKTVIDSQTHYRLREAQDRARAEDLNSRVSYWSVGETIALFVVSVSQVLLLKSFFTEKRPVSRAVHS; encoded by the exons ATGGACAGCGCGACCCCGCGCTCCGCCTCCgcgctgctcctgctgctgcttctccttctCCGGGCTGAACGGTCGGGGGGCGCCGAGCTCACCTTCGAGCTGCCTGACAACGCCAAGCAGTGCTTCCACGAGGACGTGGAGCAGGGCGTGAAGTTTTCCCTGGATTACCAA GTCATCACTGGAGGCCACTACGATGTTGACTGCTATGTGGAGGACCCCCTGGGGAACACCATCTACAGGGAAACCAAGAAGCAGTATGACAGCTTCACGCACCGGGCTGAGGTCAAGGGCGTTTATCAGTTTTGCTTCAGTAATGAGTTTTCCACCTTCTCTCACAAGACCGTCTACTTTGACTTTCAAGTGGGCGACGAGCCCCCCATTCTCCCAGACATGGGGAATAGGGTCACAGCTCTCACCCAG ATGGAATCTGCCTGTGTGACCATCCATGAGGCTCTGAAGACGGTGATTGACTCCCAGACGCATTACCGGCTCCGGGAGGCCCAGGACCGGGCCCGGGCCGAAGACCTGAATAGCCGAGTCTCTTACTGGTCTGTCGGTGAGACGATCGCCCTGTTCGTGGTCAGCGTcagccaggtgctgctgctgaAAAGCTTCTTCACAGAGAAACGGCCCGTCAGCAGGGCGGTCCACTCCTAG
- the ANKRD34C gene encoding ankyrin repeat domain-containing protein 34C — translation MMDDDTELRTDGNSLLKAVWLGRLRLTRLLLEGGAYINESNDKGETALMVACITKHVDQQSISKSKMVKYLLDNRADPNIQDKSGKTALIHACIRRAGGEVVSLLLENGADPSLEDRTGASALVYAINADDKDALKHLLDACKAKGKEVIIITTDKSSSGTKTTKQYLNVPPSPKEEDRQSPLLCASPSDVELKAPGLGTPPSEKDDFFSLQSGHPIQGGCNTSKALNEPGSPTRKVGNLKRARLPQLKRLQSEPWGLIAPSVLAASTRQDKTHGAGTDNEALKSISDVSFPKRGPLSRTNSIDSKDPTLFHTVTEQVLKIPASSAPASWKAAYEKNQASHPRLARRGTLPFDQEKSGICPSGPSALKDAVSLRRLENDFYDLDSQPGADPPNSISLESGKGPLDRKKLNSSHLSLFQGSRESPDAVPSTSPSSARRRPPHLLERRGSGTLLLNRISQTRPGFLPPLNVNLNPPIPDIRSSSKPSSPLASGLKSMVPVAPSSPKRVDLRSKKKLLRRHSMQVEQMKQLSDFEEIMT, via the coding sequence ATGATGGATGATGACACCGAATTAAGGACTGATGGAAACTCACTTTTGAAGGCTGTGTGGCTGGGGAGGCTCAGGCTGACCAGGCTCCTCTTGGAAGGGGGCGCTTATATCAATGAAAGCAATGACAAAGGCGAAACGGCTCTCATGGTGGCATGCATCACCAAACATGTGGACCAGCAAAGCATCAGCAAGTCCAAGATGGTGAAGTACCTGCTGGACAACAGGGCAGACCCCAATATTCAGGATAAGTCTGGCAAGACTGCCCTCATCCACGCCTGCATCAGAAGAGCTGGGGGAGAAGTGGTCTCCTTATTACTGGAGAATGGAGCAGATCCCAGCCTCGAGGATCGCACGGGGGCTTCAGCTCTGGTTTATGCAATAAATGCAGATGACAAGGATGCACTGAAACATCTCCTTGATGCTTGCAAAGCCAAAGGCAAGGAGGTGATTATTATCACAACAGATAAATCATCTTCAGGCACCAAAACCACCAAACAGTATCTTAATGTCCCTCCTTCACCCAAAGAGGAAGACAGGCAGTCGCCTCTACTGTGTGCATCCCCCTCCGATGTTGAACTGAAAGCCCCAGGCCTGGGCACTCCGCCCAGTGAGAAGGACGACTTCTTCAGCCTCCAATCAGGGCATCCAATCCAGGGTGGTTGCAACACCTCTAAGGCTCTTAATGAACCCGGGTCACCCACTAGGAAAGTCGGGAACCTCAAAAGGGCCCGTTTACCCCAACTGAAGAGGCTCCAGTCTGAACCCTGGGGCCTGATTGCACCCTCTGTGTTGGCGGCCTCCACGCGCCAGGACAAGACCCACGGTGCCGGCACAGACAACGAGGCCCTCAAGAGCATTAGTGACGTGTCCTTCCCTAAACGGGGACCCCTCTCCAGAACCAACAGTATTGACAGCAAAGACCCCACCCTCTTCCACACAGTCACAGAGCAGGTCCTGAAGATTCCAGCCTCTTCGGCACCGGCCTCCTGGAAGGCAGCCTATGAGAAAAACCAGGCCTCCCACCCCCGTCTGGCCAGGAGAGGGACTCTCCCTTTTGACCAAGAGAAGAGTGGTATCTGCCCGTCCGGCCCATCTGCTCTCAAAGATGCAGTGTCCCTCAGACGGCTGGAAAATGACTTCTACGATTTAGATTCACAGCCAGGGGCCGACCCACCCAACTCTATCTCCCTTGAATCCGGCAAAGGACCCTTAGATCGAAAGAAGCTCAACAGCTCCCACTTGTCTCTCTTTCAGGGCTCCAGGGAGTCCCCGGATGCTGTGCCCAGCACATCCCCCAGCTCCGCGCGCCGCAGGCCACCCCACCTTCTAGAAAGACGAGGTTCTGGAACTCTGCTACTAAACCGAATTTCTCAGACCAGGCCTGGCTTCCTTCCACCTTTAAATGTAAATCTGAACCCACCGATCCCAGATATTAGATCGAGCAGCAAACCCTCCTCTCCGCTTGCTAGTGGCTTAAAATCCATGGTTCCTGTGGCTCCAAGCTCACCAAAGAGAGTTGACTTGAGAAGTAAAAAGAAACTCCTCAGAAGGCATTCTATGCAAGTTGAGCAGATGAAGCAGCTGTCTgactttgaagaaatcatgacctAG